In the Plectropomus leopardus isolate mb chromosome 5, YSFRI_Pleo_2.0, whole genome shotgun sequence genome, one interval contains:
- the tmprss5 gene encoding transmembrane protease serine 5, protein MGLLSQWLCQLKGRKCYLATPRCPVNSLAWRYLWRCSPLQRPGSACFNRPHDPPGQTTASFSAPLLTSLSLCEGKIQSCILLNGKWCINCEQDGPLCLQHRPTDEHGHCSFFLRALRKKNMSLDGDTLSVIENPAAVSHPFHSEKTAGVAGTKGVQGWLKGIHSTTHAHRLLRLLAAVCAVGLLGGLAVGVWFLVKLLLRPSYSQSPVGLGDTKETPFCNVTEDISISDPRKVFYRISPENSLLEIQLGKLPTWLPVCYERWNSSLGTLVCRQLGYLRLTKHKGVNLTDIGPNYTDGFIQITSEHKSNLENIWQFRGNCITGKVIALQCFECGTRAKLPRIIGGIEATLGRWPWQVSLYYSNRHTCGGSIITSQWVVTAAHCVHNYRLPQVSSWVVYAGIVTRSSAKMAQHTGYAVEKIIYNKNYNHRSHDSDIALMKLRTPLNFSDTIRPVCLPQYDYDLPGGTQCWISGWGYTQPDGVHSPDTLKEAPVPIISTKKCNSSCMYNGEITPRMLCAGYTEGKVDACQGDSGGPLVCQDENVWRLVGVVSWGTGCAEPNHPGVYTKVAEFLGWIYDMIENY, encoded by the exons ATGGGTTTACTCTCCCAGTGGCTATGTCAGCTGAAAG GTAGAAAGTGTTACCTAGCAACACCCCGGTGTCCTGTCAATAGTCTAGCTTGGAGGTATCTCTGGAGATGCTCCCCCCTACAAAGACCTGGTTCAGCTTGCTTCAACAGGCCCCATGACCCCCCTGGACAAACAACAGCCTCATTCTCTGCACCACTGCTGACCTCATTGTCTCTTTGTGAAGGGAAAATCCAGAGTTGCATTCTGTTAAATGGCAAATGGTGCATCAACTGCGAGCAGGACGGACCTCTTTGCCTCCAGCACAGGCCGACAGATGAGCACGGACACTGCAGCTTTTTCCTCAGGGCTTTACGCAagaaaaacatg AGTCTTGATGGAGACACATTATCAGTGATTGAGAACCCGGCGGCTGTCAGCCATCCCTTTCATTCAGAGAAAACAGCAGGAGTTGCGGGGACCAAGGGAGTGCAGGGCTGGTTAAAAGGCATTCACTCCACAACTCACG CTCACAGGCTGCTGAGGCTGCTGGCAGCAGTGTGTGCAGTTGGACTCCTGGGAGGCTTAGCTGTAGGTGTCTGGTTTCTAG TCAAACTTCTGCTGAGGCCCTCCTACTCCCAGAGTCCAGTGGGACTCGGGGACACAAAGGAGACTCCTTTCTGCAATGTGACAGAGGATATTTCCATCTCTGACCCCCGGAAAG TGTTTTACAGAATCAGCCCAGAGAACTCCCTACTGGAGATCCAATTGGGGAAGCTGCCCACCTGGCTGCCGGTGTGCTACGAGAGGTGGAACTCCTCTCTGGGAACACTGGTGTGCAGACAGCTGGGTTATCTGAG ACTGACCAAGCATAAAGGAGTGAATCTTACTGATATCGGGCCAAACTATACTGATGGCTTCATACAAATTACCTCAGAACACAAGAGCAATCTGGAAAATATATGGCAGTTCAG gGGGAACTGTATCACAGGGAAGGTTATCgctttgcagtgttttg AGTGTGGGACACGAGCAAAGCTGCCCAGGATAATCGGGGGAATCGAGGCCACGCTGGGCAGGTGGCCCTGGCAGGTCAGCCTCTACTACAGCAACCGACACACCTGTGGAGGCTCTATCATCACCAGTCAATGGGTAGTCACAGCTGCCCATTGTGTGCACAA CTACAGGCTACCTCAGGTGTCCAGCTGGGTAGTCTATGCCGGGATTGTCACCCGCAGCTCGGCTAAAATGGCTCAGCACACAGGATATGCTGTGGAGAAGATCATTTACAACAAGAACTATAACCACAGGAGCCATGACAGCGATATCGCCCTGATGAAACTGCGGACCCCGCTGAATTTCTCAG ATACAATTAGGCCTGTCTGCTTGCCTCAGTACGACTATGATCTTCCAGGAGGTACTCAGTGCTGGATCTCTGGATGGGGATACACACAGCCTGACGGTG TTCACTCACCTGACACCCTGAAAGAGGCGCCAGTTCCCATAATAAGCACAAAGAAGTGTAACAGCTCCTGCATGTACAATGGAGAGATCACGCCACGGATGCTTTGTGCCGGATACACCGAGGGAAAAGTGGATGCATGTCAG GGAGACAGTGGGGGTCCTCTGGTTTGCCAGGATGAGAATGTGTGGAGGCTGGTGGGGGTCGTCAGCTGGGGGACAGGCTGCGCTGAGCCCAATCATCCTGGAGTTTACACCAAAGTGGCTGAATTCTTGGGCTGGATCTACGACATGATTGAG AATTACTAA
- the pih1d2 gene encoding PIH1 domain-containing protein 2, whose protein sequence is MCSTSSTGDVLQQVNQFWSMLDELSENDPAAYRMFIDKQMKEGAEFSAPPELDTCLCTEILEPKKGSLYINICSWRRVPAPQDPSRPLPVCAGKPETDTDEGLYTVLDVALNYTVLQECMKDKTELYLLALSCAQQQLGMTLSQQYTVVSCSPRSSPDDLHRRLGFRQWPNTSTQPDTASQTPAALLQQISSLRSQKQHEEPAAQIICRPAEHKKKDLIQVISTTFVQPQKPEYQLEVKTDTEGVARSMELTVELPKVCSMSECQLRISKDDVLVEVEDVYYLLLEFPKTVIEDTASAIFNKKKRTLTLRVDVF, encoded by the exons ATGTGCTCCACTAGCAGCACAGGGGATGTTTTGCAGCAGGTCAACCAGTTTTGGTCCATGTTGGATGAACTTTCTGAAAATGACCCAGCAGCGTATCGCATGTTCATTGACAAACAGATGAAGGAAGGAGCTGAATTCAGTGCACCGCCTGAGCTCGACACCTGTTTGTGCACTGAAATTTTG GAGCCCAAGAAAGGGTCGCTGTACATCAACATATGCAGCTGGAGACGTGTGCCTGCACCTCAGGATCCCAGCAGGCCTTTACCTGTGTGTGCAGGGAAGCCGGAAACAGACACAGATGAAG GCTTGTACACTGTGTTGGATGTGGCATTAAACTATACAGTGCTACAGGAATGTatgaaagacaaaacagaatTGTATTTGCTGGCCCTGAGCTGTGCCCAGCAGCAGCTTGGGATGACATTATCCCAGCAGTATACTGTCGTCAGCTGTAGCCCAAGAAGTAGCCCAGATGACTTGCATCGCCGGCTTGGGTTTCGACAGTGGCCTAACACCTCCACACAACCAGACACTG cCAGTCAGACCCCAGCTGCCCTCCTACAGCAGATCTCCTCTCTACGCTCACAGAAACAACACGAAGAACCAGCAgcccaaattatctgcagaccTGCAGAGCACAAAAAGAAGGATTTGATCCAGGTCATCTCCACTACATTTGTGCAGCCTCAGAAGCCTGAGTACCAACTCGAGGTGAAAACCGATACAGAAGGAGTTGCTCGCAGCATGGAGCTGACAGTGGAGCTGCCAAAGGTTTGCTCCATGTCAGAGTGCCAGCTGAGAATCTCCAAG GACGACGTCTTAGTGGAAGTGGAGGATGTCTACTATTTGCTTTTGGAATTCCCCAAAACTGTGATCGAAGACACCGCATCTGCCATTTTTAACAAGAAGAAGCGAACGCTGACTTTGAGAGTGGATGTTTTCTGA